The Kordia sp. SMS9 genome window below encodes:
- the sprA gene encoding cell surface protein SprA: MKNITNLITNYTKGTLVVFILLFSTLLTAQTPTQPQDSTQTGFAIGKIQLKQPSSIVSKYTYDPKIDRYIYTETVSNYDIRYPLILTPKQYRELLLKESMKGYFKEKIDAISGKKDGSEDAQKNLLPIWEINSNFFETIFGGTTIEVIPQGSVAIDLGVRFQKNDNPALSPRNRSNLSFDFDQRISLSLLGKVGERLQINANYDTESTFDFQNQIKLEYTPTEDDILQKIEVGNVSMPLNSSLITGAQSLFGVKTELQFGKTRITGVFSEQRSQTSSITAQGGGTIEEFELFALDYDEDRHFFLSQYFRDNYDAALQAYPFVNTPVEITRVEVWVTNRSAQTQNVRNIVGLQDLGEADPTKTKINDGTVPAGFFNSANPNALPDNTNNDYNPLAIGSGSVLNDQIRDIATIQQGFGVLSTSAQQGFDYVFLENARKLNENEYKIHTKLGYVSLNQRLSNDEVLAVAFQYTANGQVFQVGEFANGGIDATQVTNTDANGVATDIQNQNLVLKLLKSAITEVDDPIWDLMMKNIYSTDAYQLSPDDFRLNILYTDPSPVNYITAADGGPALPADVADEILLKIFNLDRLDIYENPQAGGDGFFDYIPGITVDQEFGRIIFTTVEPFGEYLFEQLRNSPTEDYDMPTGYNGNQSLYVYRAMYEETKAGALDDAELNKFQLKGRYKSQGGDGIPLGAFNVPRGSVVVTAGGRVLQEGIDYTVNYQAGRVQILDEALKASNTPINVSVENNALFGQQNKRFTGINVEHQFNENFLIGATYLNLNERPITQKANYGQEPVNNSIFGFNGNYSTEVPFLTRLVNKLPNIDTDVPSNVSVRGEFAYLLPGSPKNADFEGEATAYVDDFEGAQALIDIKSPLGWFLASTPGTPGNTLGDNLGGEFGNDQLEYGYNRAKLAWYSIDPIFYGNQAPGEINDNDVSRSETRRIFVEEIFPQTDIARGQTTVQNTLDLAYYPSERGPYNNNPGFAGQGEQNNWAGIMRPVTTTNFEQANVEYIQFWLLDPYFSDQNTTSAGGELVLNIGNISEDILKDGRKQYENGLPEADALSELVTETAWAKVPQTQSLVYAFDSDDANRQVQDIGLDGLNDAEEALKYSNYAAEQDPAADNYQYFLNASGDILQRYKNFNGTQGNSPIEVTDTNRGSTTVPDVEDINRDQTMNTIDNYFQFRIPINPNIGTATTYITDERLVTTDLPNQQQISSRWIQFKIPITDFYKQDVDDRISLDNLRAIRFIRMYMTGFTEPTVLRFGTLDLIRGDWRRYNLSLQENNDDPLDDGTQFDVNIVNIEENANKLPIGYVIPPGVVREQLNNNNTVIRQNEQSLGMVLCDLEAGDSRGVFKNIDIDLRQYKNLKMFVHAESLFGQTQQLADQQAVAFLRFGNDFTQNYYQVEIPLNVTLPNESLPEDVWRNDFDIPLALLTRIKAANFNNTTGTSEVAYYNENAEEIVNQFAPYGTDERMRIAIIGNPTIGRVRSLMVGIKNSTATSLDATGAPENGMPICGEFWFNELRLAELENRGGWAAVGSLDANLADFATISATGRISTVGFGNIEQSPNDRSREDVKQYDIVTNVSLGQLLPKKWGIKIPFNYSIGEEIITPEFDPFYQDIRLEDRLDLAETEAERNRIEEEAISYTKRKSINFIGVRKERGAEQKARFYDVENLTLSYSYNETEHHDYEIKSLRDQNVRAGLDYNFNFQPKSIEPFKKNDSLFTGRYWKWLKDFNFNPLPTSISVNSNITRSFNDQIYRDPLLPDASIDNLPRLQQRNFLFDWSYAINYNLTNSLRFNFTAANNNIVNNFFDEDGDIDQNLGIWDGFWDIGEPNTHTQSLQLTYDLPLNKIPTLSFLTAAYSYTGDFNWQRGSDVLQEVAGERLNTIQNANTHNLNATLDMTKFYKYLGFVKKGKNRKTNQKVRNARQPGVPDANAQQNPNNKPKKSSIGTKIFNTLVDVVGSVKRVNISYSENNGKVLPGYTPSIGFIGTLKPSPGFVFGSQADVRFEAARQGYLTEFAGFNQQFTQIQNRNLDITAMVEPMRDLKIDVVANRNYSENFSEQFTVQNGEYISLSPNGAGNTFGNFGISTLLIKTAFKKSDENQSATFADFENNRQIIARRLAIANGQPLTDTDADGFPDGFGKTNQAVLLPAFIAAYTGQDANDVKLGAFRDVPIPNWTLKYTGLMRLKWFKKRFKRFSLTHGYRSSYTINSFRNNLDYDASDPFGATNLDQGGNFHNQNIFSNINLVEQFNPLIRIDMEMKNSIKILAEVKRDRALSLSFDNNLLTEVSGNEYIVGLGYRFKDVRIDTRIAGKKTTLKGDLNLKADLSLRDNITIIRSLDLFNNQVTAGQTLWSLKFTADYALSRNLTALFYYDHTFSEFAVSTAFPQTTIRSGITLRYNFGN, from the coding sequence TTGAAAAACATTACCAACCTAATAACAAATTACACCAAAGGTACGCTTGTCGTATTCATTTTGTTATTTAGCACCTTACTCACGGCTCAAACACCGACACAGCCACAAGATTCGACACAGACGGGTTTTGCGATTGGGAAAATTCAATTAAAACAACCTTCGAGCATTGTCTCAAAATACACCTATGATCCAAAAATAGATCGCTACATCTATACAGAAACGGTAAGTAACTATGACATACGCTATCCATTAATTTTAACACCAAAACAATACCGCGAATTGCTTTTAAAAGAAAGCATGAAAGGCTATTTTAAAGAAAAAATTGATGCCATTTCTGGAAAAAAAGACGGTTCGGAAGATGCGCAAAAAAACTTATTGCCCATATGGGAAATCAACTCCAATTTCTTTGAAACTATTTTTGGAGGCACCACAATTGAAGTAATTCCACAAGGTTCGGTGGCAATCGACTTGGGTGTGCGTTTTCAAAAAAATGACAATCCTGCGTTATCACCTAGAAACCGAAGCAATTTAAGTTTCGATTTTGATCAACGAATCAGTTTGAGTTTATTAGGTAAAGTTGGAGAACGATTGCAAATCAATGCCAATTACGATACCGAATCAACGTTTGACTTCCAAAATCAGATCAAATTAGAATACACGCCAACAGAAGATGATATCTTACAAAAAATTGAAGTTGGTAATGTGAGCATGCCGCTCAACAGTTCGTTAATTACTGGAGCACAAAGTTTGTTTGGGGTAAAAACGGAATTGCAATTTGGAAAAACGCGTATCACAGGAGTTTTCTCTGAACAACGTTCACAAACAAGCTCCATTACAGCTCAAGGTGGCGGAACGATCGAAGAATTTGAACTTTTTGCGTTAGACTATGATGAAGATCGTCACTTCTTCTTATCACAATATTTTAGAGATAACTACGACGCTGCTTTGCAAGCCTATCCATTTGTAAATACGCCTGTAGAAATTACACGTGTGGAAGTTTGGGTAACCAACCGATCTGCACAAACTCAGAATGTACGTAACATTGTAGGGCTACAAGATTTAGGAGAAGCGGATCCCACAAAAACAAAAATCAATGACGGAACGGTACCAGCAGGATTCTTCAATTCAGCCAACCCAAATGCACTTCCTGATAATACCAACAACGATTACAACCCATTAGCCATTGGTTCAGGTTCTGTATTGAACGATCAAATTAGAGATATAGCCACTATTCAACAAGGTTTTGGAGTACTTTCAACAAGTGCACAACAAGGATTTGACTATGTGTTTTTAGAAAATGCACGAAAGTTAAATGAGAACGAATACAAAATTCATACGAAATTAGGATACGTTTCCTTAAATCAACGTTTAAGTAATGACGAAGTATTAGCCGTTGCTTTTCAATATACTGCAAATGGTCAAGTGTTTCAAGTTGGAGAATTTGCCAATGGTGGAATCGATGCAACTCAAGTAACAAATACCGATGCCAATGGTGTGGCTACAGACATTCAAAATCAGAACTTAGTTTTAAAACTCTTAAAAAGTGCCATTACCGAAGTAGATGATCCTATTTGGGATTTGATGATGAAAAATATCTATTCTACGGATGCGTATCAATTAAGTCCAGACGATTTTCGCTTAAACATTTTATATACAGATCCTTCGCCAGTAAACTATATTACAGCGGCAGATGGCGGACCAGCCTTGCCAGCAGATGTAGCAGATGAAATTTTACTGAAAATCTTCAATTTAGACCGATTGGATATTTATGAAAATCCGCAAGCTGGTGGAGATGGTTTCTTTGATTATATTCCTGGAATTACAGTCGATCAAGAATTTGGTCGTATCATCTTTACAACCGTAGAACCTTTTGGGGAATACTTGTTTGAGCAATTGCGAAATTCACCTACGGAAGATTATGATATGCCTACTGGATATAACGGCAACCAGTCGTTATATGTATATAGAGCGATGTATGAAGAAACCAAAGCAGGTGCGTTAGACGATGCAGAGTTGAATAAATTCCAATTAAAAGGACGTTACAAATCGCAAGGTGGCGATGGAATTCCACTGGGAGCATTCAATGTGCCAAGAGGTTCTGTAGTTGTGACGGCTGGTGGACGTGTATTACAAGAAGGAATTGACTATACAGTAAACTATCAAGCTGGACGTGTTCAAATTTTGGACGAAGCATTAAAAGCATCAAACACACCTATTAATGTTTCCGTAGAAAACAACGCCTTATTCGGTCAGCAAAACAAGCGATTTACAGGAATTAACGTAGAGCATCAATTCAATGAAAATTTCTTAATTGGAGCCACTTATTTAAACTTGAATGAGCGACCAATCACGCAAAAAGCAAACTACGGTCAGGAACCAGTAAACAACTCTATTTTTGGATTCAATGGTAATTATTCTACGGAAGTGCCATTTTTAACACGCTTAGTAAACAAGTTGCCAAATATAGATACGGATGTTCCTTCCAATGTATCGGTTCGAGGAGAATTTGCATACTTATTGCCTGGAAGTCCAAAAAATGCAGACTTTGAAGGCGAGGCAACCGCGTATGTAGACGATTTTGAAGGCGCACAAGCATTAATTGATATCAAATCACCTTTAGGTTGGTTTTTAGCAAGTACGCCAGGAACACCAGGAAATACGTTGGGAGACAACTTGGGTGGAGAATTTGGAAATGACCAATTAGAATACGGATATAACAGAGCAAAATTAGCTTGGTACAGTATTGATCCAATATTTTATGGAAACCAAGCACCAGGCGAAATTAATGACAACGATGTTTCCAGAAGTGAAACGCGTAGAATATTTGTAGAAGAAATATTTCCACAAACGGACATTGCACGTGGGCAAACAACGGTTCAAAATACTTTAGATTTAGCGTATTATCCAAGTGAGCGTGGACCTTACAACAACAATCCTGGATTTGCAGGACAAGGGGAGCAAAATAATTGGGCAGGAATTATGCGCCCAGTCACCACGACAAACTTCGAGCAAGCTAATGTTGAATATATTCAGTTTTGGCTCTTAGATCCTTATTTTTCTGATCAGAATACAACGAGTGCTGGTGGAGAATTGGTTTTGAATATTGGTAATATTTCGGAAGATATCTTAAAAGACGGACGTAAGCAATACGAAAATGGATTGCCAGAAGCTGATGCGCTTTCAGAATTGGTGACGGAAACAGCCTGGGCTAAAGTACCACAAACACAATCATTAGTATATGCTTTTGATTCAGATGATGCCAACCGACAAGTACAGGATATCGGATTGGATGGTTTGAATGATGCGGAAGAAGCTTTAAAATACTCAAACTACGCAGCAGAACAAGATCCTGCAGCAGATAACTATCAATATTTTTTAAACGCGAGTGGAGATATTTTACAGCGTTATAAAAACTTCAATGGAACACAAGGAAATTCGCCAATTGAAGTAACAGACACCAATAGAGGTTCTACAACAGTGCCAGATGTGGAAGATATCAATCGAGATCAAACGATGAATACGATTGATAATTATTTCCAGTTTAGAATTCCTATCAATCCAAATATTGGAACCGCAACAACTTATATTACAGACGAACGTTTGGTAACGACCGATTTGCCAAATCAACAGCAAATCAGTTCACGTTGGATTCAGTTTAAAATTCCGATTACAGATTTTTACAAACAAGATGTAGACGATCGTATTTCTTTAGATAATTTAAGAGCTATTCGTTTTATCCGTATGTACATGACAGGATTTACAGAACCTACAGTATTGCGTTTTGGGACACTTGATTTGATTCGTGGTGATTGGCGTCGTTATAATTTATCATTACAAGAAAATAATGACGATCCGCTAGATGACGGAACACAATTTGATGTAAATATTGTAAATATTGAAGAAAATGCTAACAAATTGCCTATCGGATATGTAATTCCTCCAGGCGTTGTGCGTGAACAATTAAACAATAACAACACGGTTATTCGTCAAAATGAACAATCACTTGGAATGGTCTTGTGCGATTTGGAAGCAGGAGATTCTCGTGGTGTATTTAAAAATATTGACATTGATTTACGACAATACAAAAACTTAAAAATGTTTGTCCATGCAGAATCTTTATTTGGGCAAACACAACAATTAGCCGATCAACAAGCAGTGGCGTTCTTACGATTTGGGAATGACTTTACGCAAAACTATTACCAAGTAGAAATTCCGTTAAACGTAACCTTGCCAAATGAATCCTTGCCAGAAGATGTATGGAGAAATGATTTTGACATTCCTTTAGCACTTTTAACACGAATAAAAGCGGCAAACTTTAACAATACAACAGGGACTTCCGAAGTTGCGTATTATAACGAAAATGCAGAAGAAATTGTCAATCAATTTGCTCCGTACGGAACAGATGAACGCATGCGTATTGCCATTATTGGGAATCCGACTATTGGACGTGTACGTTCATTAATGGTAGGGATAAAAAACTCAACTGCAACAAGTTTAGATGCAACAGGTGCTCCTGAAAATGGAATGCCTATTTGTGGTGAATTCTGGTTCAACGAATTGCGTTTGGCAGAATTGGAAAACCGCGGCGGTTGGGCAGCAGTTGGTTCGTTAGATGCCAATTTAGCCGATTTTGCTACCATTTCTGCAACGGGAAGAATTAGCACTGTTGGATTTGGAAATATTGAACAATCACCAAACGATCGAAGTCGAGAAGATGTCAAGCAATATGATATTGTGACCAATGTAAGTTTGGGACAACTATTACCCAAAAAATGGGGAATTAAAATTCCATTCAATTATAGTATTGGAGAAGAAATTATTACGCCCGAATTTGATCCGTTCTATCAGGATATTCGTTTAGAAGATCGATTGGATTTGGCTGAAACCGAAGCGGAACGAAATAGAATCGAAGAAGAAGCTATCAGTTATACCAAACGAAAAAGTATCAACTTTATTGGGGTTCGTAAAGAGCGCGGCGCTGAACAAAAAGCACGTTTCTACGATGTGGAAAACCTAACATTATCCTATTCGTATAACGAAACTGAACATCATGATTATGAAATTAAATCCTTGCGCGATCAAAATGTACGTGCAGGATTGGATTATAACTTTAACTTTCAACCAAAATCTATTGAACCTTTCAAGAAAAATGATTCACTATTTACAGGAAGGTATTGGAAATGGCTGAAAGACTTCAACTTTAATCCATTGCCAACAAGTATTTCGGTAAACTCAAACATTACGAGAAGTTTCAATGATCAAATCTATCGAGATCCATTATTGCCAGATGCAAGTATTGATAACTTACCGCGATTGCAACAGCGTAATTTCTTGTTTGATTGGTCCTATGCGATTAATTATAATTTGACAAACTCACTGCGTTTTAACTTTACCGCAGCCAACAATAATATTGTCAATAATTTCTTTGATGAAGATGGGGACATTGATCAGAATTTAGGAATTTGGGACGGATTCTGGGATATTGGTGAACCGAATACGCATACACAATCTTTACAATTAACCTACGATTTACCACTGAACAAAATTCCGACCTTGAGCTTCTTAACAGCCGCTTACAGTTATACGGGAGACTTTAACTGGCAACGTGGATCGGATGTTTTACAGGAAGTTGCGGGCGAACGTTTGAATACGATTCAAAATGCCAATACACATAACTTAAATGCTACGTTAGACATGACGAAGTTCTACAAATATTTAGGTTTTGTGAAAAAGGGTAAAAACCGTAAAACCAATCAGAAAGTCAGAAATGCGCGTCAACCTGGAGTTCCAGATGCAAATGCGCAACAAAATCCTAATAACAAGCCTAAAAAATCGAGTATTGGTACCAAAATATTCAATACGTTAGTGGATGTGGTGGGAAGCGTAAAGCGCGTAAATATCAGTTACTCTGAAAATAACGGTAAAGTATTGCCAGGATATACGCCATCTATCGGATTTATTGGAACCTTAAAACCATCTCCAGGATTCGTATTTGGTAGTCAAGCTGACGTTCGATTTGAAGCAGCGCGACAAGGGTATTTGACAGAATTTGCAGGATTCAACCAGCAATTCACACAAATACAAAACAGAAATTTAGACATTACAGCAATGGTAGAGCCAATGCGTGATTTGAAAATTGATGTCGTTGCCAATCGTAATTATTCTGAAAACTTCTCTGAACAGTTTACGGTACAAAATGGCGAGTACATTTCGTTATCTCCAAATGGAGCTGGAAATACCTTTGGAAACTTTGGAATCTCTACGTTGTTGATCAAAACGGCTTTCAAAAAGAGCGACGAAAACCAATCGGCTACGTTTGCAGATTTTGAAAATAACAGACAAATCATTGCACGTCGTTTGGCAATTGCCAACGGACAACCATTAACTGATACAGATGCTGACGGTTTTCCAGATGGATTTGGAAAAACAAACCAAGCTGTATTATTACCGGCGTTCATTGCGGCATACACCGGACAAGATGCCAATGATGTAAAATTAGGCGCTTTTAGAGATGTGCCAATTCCAAACTGGACCTTAAAATATACAGGGTTGATGCGATTAAAATGGTTCAAAAAACGTTTCAAGCGTTTCTCATTGACACATGGATATCGTTCAAGCTATACGATCAATTCGTTTCGTAACAACTTGGATTACGATGCGTCTGATCCGTTTGGCGCTACCAATTTAGATCAAGGTGGAAACTTTCACAATCAAAACATATTCTCTAATATCAACTTGGTAGAGCAGTTTAATCCGTTAATTCGAATTGACATGGAAATGAAAAATTCTATCAAAATCTTAGCAGAAGTAAAACGCGATAGAGCCTTGTCATTAAGTTTTGACAATAACTTACTTACTGAAGTTTCTGGAAACGAATATATTGTAGGTTTGGGATATCGTTTCAAAGATGTGCGTATCGACACCAGAATCGCAGGAAAGAAAACGACGTTAAAAGGAGATTTAAACCTAAAAGCCGATTTATCTTTAAGAGATAATATCACCATCATACGAAGCTTAGATTTATTCAACAATCAAGTAACTGCGGGACAAACATTGTGGTCGTTGAAATTTACGGCAGATTATGCGTTGAGCAGAAACCTAACGGCCTTATTCTATTACGATCATACATTCTCGGAATTTGCCGTATCAACTGCATTTCCACAAACAACTATTAGATCGGGAATCACGCTTCGTTACAATTTTGGAAATTAA
- the gcvH gene encoding glycine cleavage system protein GcvH — protein MNVPAELKYTKDHEWIKIDGDTAIVGITDFAQGELGDIVYVDVDTLDEEVDKDEVFGTVEAVKTVSDLFMPLTGEVVEFNEKLEDDPELVNTDPYGEGWMIKISIKDSSEIDELLDVEGYKEVVGA, from the coding sequence ATGAATGTACCAGCAGAATTAAAGTATACAAAAGACCATGAATGGATAAAAATTGATGGTGACACTGCAATTGTTGGAATTACAGATTTTGCTCAAGGCGAATTGGGTGATATCGTATATGTAGATGTAGATACTTTAGACGAAGAAGTTGACAAAGATGAAGTTTTTGGAACGGTGGAAGCTGTAAAAACGGTTTCTGACTTATTCATGCCATTAACTGGAGAAGTTGTAGAGTTTAATGAAAAATTAGAAGACGATCCAGAATTGGTAAACACAGATCCGTATGGAGAAGGTTGGATGATTAAAATTAGCATCAAAGATTCTTCGGAAATTGACGAATTGTTGGATGTTGAAGGATACAAAGAAGTGGTAGGTGCGTAA
- a CDS encoding VanZ family protein: MRKYIFSVVAIVWTIAITVLSLIQIKGPQAFHFSYADKVMHIIIYCSLTLTWFFAFSRGITNEFLQKNALMASAVVCFIYGIAVEVMQETLVTTRQGDWQDALANTIGIILAIFIIKWFIAKYIKLKTHN, from the coding sequence GTGCGTAAATATATCTTTTCTGTCGTAGCGATTGTTTGGACGATTGCAATTACGGTACTGAGTTTAATTCAAATAAAAGGACCGCAAGCATTTCATTTCTCCTACGCAGACAAAGTAATGCATATCATTATCTATTGTTCACTAACGCTCACTTGGTTTTTTGCCTTTTCAAGAGGAATCACCAATGAATTCTTGCAAAAAAATGCGTTAATGGCAAGTGCTGTTGTCTGTTTTATTTACGGAATTGCGGTAGAAGTGATGCAGGAAACACTAGTAACTACAAGACAGGGAGATTGGCAAGATGCGCTTGCAAATACAATTGGTATAATCCTTGCAATATTCATTATAAAATGGTTTATTGCAAAATATATAAAGTTAAAAACGCATAATTAA
- a CDS encoding energy transducer TonB, with translation MEAKKNPDADLRKNSWFYLSLGLALVTFLIWQGMEWTAYDEVVKEETVDLIEDNEEEMIITEQLTQPPPPPPPPAPEIIEVVEDEEEVEETVIESTETTEDEVIEEVEDVEVVEEEEVIEDVPFSVIEDAPIFPGCEKYKSKAERKKCMSEKVQKHVNKKFNTELASDLDLEGVQKIFVVFKIDRQGNITDVRSRAPHPRLAKEAEKVIKSLPKMKPGKQRGKPVGVNYTLPIVFKVQ, from the coding sequence ATGGAAGCAAAGAAGAATCCAGATGCTGACTTACGAAAAAACAGTTGGTTTTACCTATCCTTAGGGTTAGCATTAGTTACATTCCTTATTTGGCAAGGTATGGAGTGGACAGCTTATGATGAAGTTGTAAAAGAAGAAACCGTTGATTTGATCGAAGATAATGAAGAAGAAATGATTATCACAGAGCAATTAACGCAACCGCCACCACCGCCACCACCGCCAGCTCCGGAAATCATTGAAGTTGTAGAAGATGAAGAAGAAGTAGAAGAAACGGTTATCGAATCTACTGAAACTACAGAAGACGAAGTAATCGAGGAAGTGGAAGATGTTGAGGTTGTAGAAGAAGAAGAAGTTATTGAAGATGTACCATTCTCAGTAATTGAAGATGCACCAATCTTTCCAGGTTGTGAAAAATACAAAAGTAAGGCAGAACGTAAAAAATGTATGTCTGAAAAAGTACAAAAGCACGTAAATAAAAAATTCAATACAGAATTGGCTTCTGACTTAGATTTAGAAGGTGTGCAAAAAATCTTTGTGGTATTCAAAATTGACAGACAAGGAAATATTACTGATGTACGTTCAAGAGCGCCACATCCAAGATTAGCAAAAGAAGCTGAAAAAGTAATTAAGAGTCTTCCAAAAATGAAACCAGGGAAACAAAGAGGAAAACCAGTAGGTGTAAACTACACGTTACCAATCGTTTTCAAGGTACAGTAA
- a CDS encoding energy transducer TonB, with translation MKNASHNKDVNATGVHESHLAKKNDLKIERSPLLRFSVSLMLSLFIVYTLFQIQTVEAAPDVVTIEDDLLDDNMEYVPYFEEEVIKVDEPEPEPVIKPTTIIDKVEVVDNDTKIKDQILQTETKPKEVSKFVDTSNVEVIDEVDPIEEVPFAFIEDAPIYPGCEKFKSKKERKKCMSEKIQKLINRKFNTGIAEDLNLDSGVQRINVLFIIDENGNVVGIQSRGTHPKLEKEAERVVKLLPKMEPGKQRDQNVKVKYTLPIMFKVQ, from the coding sequence ATGAAAAATGCAAGTCACAACAAAGATGTGAACGCAACTGGTGTACATGAAAGTCACCTTGCTAAAAAGAACGATTTAAAAATCGAAAGAAGTCCTTTACTACGTTTCTCAGTGAGCCTCATGCTGAGTTTATTCATTGTCTACACACTATTTCAAATTCAAACTGTAGAAGCCGCGCCAGATGTCGTAACCATTGAAGATGACCTTCTAGATGACAACATGGAATATGTTCCATACTTTGAAGAAGAAGTTATTAAAGTAGATGAGCCAGAGCCAGAACCAGTAATCAAACCAACAACAATTATTGATAAAGTAGAGGTTGTAGACAATGATACTAAAATCAAAGATCAGATATTACAAACAGAAACCAAACCAAAAGAAGTTTCTAAGTTTGTAGATACAAGCAACGTTGAGGTAATTGATGAAGTTGATCCTATTGAAGAAGTTCCGTTTGCTTTTATTGAAGATGCACCTATCTATCCAGGTTGCGAAAAATTCAAAAGTAAAAAAGAACGTAAAAAGTGTATGTCTGAAAAAATTCAAAAGTTGATCAATAGAAAATTCAATACAGGAATTGCGGAAGATTTAAATTTAGATAGTGGCGTACAACGAATCAATGTATTATTCATCATTGATGAAAATGGTAATGTAGTGGGAATTCAATCACGAGGAACGCATCCAAAATTAGAAAAAGAAGCAGAACGCGTGGTAAAATTACTCCCAAAAATGGAGCCTGGAAAACAAAGAGATCAAAACGTGAAAGTAAAATACACGCTGCCGATCATGTTTAAAGTTCAATAA